The following DNA comes from Riemerella anatipestifer ATCC 11845 = DSM 15868.
CACCTTTTAATAATAAATTTATTATACTATTAAATAAAAGTCAATAATAATAATTTTAATTCAAAAAATGCAACCAACCAATTTAAATTATACACTTGTTTAGTTTTTTTTTGTTGAAAAAATATTTTTAATATTGTAGGACAGTTTTAAAACATTTGTATTTATGAAAAAATCTATTTTAGGGACAGAAAATTTGTTGCCAATAGCTGCAAGTTTTTTATTGTTGCCAAATTTTGTCTTTGCGCAAAATGCGGAGCAAGTAAAGAAGATTAGAGAATCTTCTAATTTGAAACAGCTGAATGTACTACAAAAGGGGTTTGGGAAATCTACCCTTAGTGTAAAAGAATTGCAGACTAAAGCTAAAAGTCTTAAAATTCCTTTTGAGGGAGAGAGTAATGGTAGGTATTACCAATTAAGAAGTTTTGACAAAAAAGGAAGACCTCTTTACTACATTACATACAACTCAGGAGCTGCCGAAGGTACAGGTACTAATAAACTCCATCCAGAAGCGGGAGTATTCAATTTGGAAGGAAGTGGAATGAAGGTACACGAATGGGATGGTGGAAAGGTAAGAGTTTCTCATAAAGAATTTGGTGGAAGAGCTACGCAAAAGGATAATTCTGCAAGCCTTAGTGAACATGCTACCCATGTAGCAGGAACAATGGTGGCTTCTGGAGTAGATGCATCTGCAAAAGGTATGGCTCCTAAAGCTACACTAGATGCTTATGATTGGAATAGTGATGAAGATGAGATGACTGCCGCCGCCGCTGATGGAGCTATCTTATCAAACCATTCTTATGGATATGTAGGAGGCTTTGCTTGGGGAAGTTGGTCAGGACAGCAAGGATGGCATTGGTTAGGTTCTGATGATGATCTTGAATTTAAAGGCTACGGAAAATATCTAGACTCCGATAGAGAGTGGGATTTGATCACTCTAAATGCACCTTACTATCTACCAGTAAAAGCTGCGGGAAACCCTAGGGGAGATGGTCCTAAAGTAGGGGAGACACATTATGTTCGTGATTCTTCTGGAAAATGGATAGCTTCGACCAAGAATAGAAAAAAGAATGGAGGTGATGATGGATTTGACTGTGTACTTTATGGTGCAACTGGGAAAAATCTGCTAGTGGTAGGTGCTGCACAGAAGATACCTGGAGGCTATAAATCTCCTACAGATGTAAAGATGGCTTCATTTAGTGCCTTTGGACCAACAGACGATGGAAGGATAAAACCAGATATTTCTGGAGTTGGAGTGGGGCTTAGGTCCTCTGTGAGTTCTGGAGATACTGATTATGCTTCCCTAAGTGGAACCTCTATGGCATCTCCCAATGTTACGGGATCGTTGCTTCTATTGCAAGAACATTATTCTAAGTTGAATGCAGGAAATATGATGAAAGCTGCAACATTGAAGGCATTAGCAATTGCAACTGCAAATGAAGCAGGAGCAGCCCCTGGACCTGATTATGCTTCTGGCTGGGGATTGTTGAACGCATTTGATGCAGCGAAAACCATATCCTTAAATGGGAAGTATTCTTTAATCCAAGAAAACACATTAAATAATGGAACCCAAACTTCATTTGATGTTGTAGCGGCAGGAGGCGCTCCTCTCAAGGTAACTGTAGTATGGGCAGACCCAGCACCTAGCACATTGAGCAACGAAGAAGTTTTAAATGATAGGTCAAAGATGTTGGTGAACGATTTGGATGTGAGAGTAGTAAAAGATGGTGTGGAAGTATTACCTTGGAGATTAAATCCTGATAATCCAGCAGCTCCAGCCGTTAAAATGGATAATGATGTGGATAACGTAGAGCAGGTAGTGATAGAAAATCCAGAAGCTGGTGCTACTTATACTATTGTTGTAAAACACAAAAGAGACTTAAAGAAAAACGAGGTAAGTCGTGATAGCGAGGGGAATCTTATAGTTAATCTTGTACCAGCTACTTCTCAAGACTATTCACTAGTAGTTACTGGTATTAATAATGGTGTAAGAAATAATTTAGCAGTTACTGATGTAAAAGTTGCGGCGACGCCTTTAGAATACAGCACTAGTACGCCTGTAGATTTTAAGATAGAAAACAAAGGTAAAGATGCGTATAGTACAGGAGCTAAGTTAGTTGTTAAACTTTTAAATAAAGATAATAATCAAGTAGAGGCAACAGGAGAATTAGATATACCATCTATTTCTCCATCAGATAAAACAGTCTTGACTCATCATTTTGATTTATCTAAATCATTTGTTAATTATTCTGTTGAAGCAGAGTTGGTTTATGCTGCAGACGAAATAAGTTTAGACAATAAGCTATCAACATCAGCTTATGGTATCGTGGCAGATTTAACACCAGATATGGCTTCGCATAAGTTCGGTTTTGAAGATGATTTTAACAAAAATGGTTGGACTTCTGAAGATAAAGATGCAGACGGAAGAACCTGGAGAAAATATGATGATAAAAGTTTAGCTTACGAAGGCAATTCATTTGCACTTAATTTCCCTGGTGAAAAAACAGATGTAGATGACTGGTTCTTTTCTAACCCTCTGAAACTTAAGAAAGATGTTCTTTATAGAGTTGTATTCTACGCAAGAAAATTCCAAGATTTTAAAGAAGTTGTAAGTGTCTCTTTAGGTAACAATCCTAATAGCTTGTCTATGACGACAGAACTTATACCTAGAGTAGAGGCTACAGGTAAGTACAATAGATATTTCTATGAGTTTAAAGTTCCAACAGATCAAGTAGCTTATATAGGATTCCGTCATAAAACAGAGGGTACAGACAAGTCTTATGCATTTGCAATGGATAATGTAAAGTTTGAGTACGCAGAAAGCAAACCAAATGTAGACTTCTCGGTTGATAAAGTACAAGCTAACTCTTACGAAACAGTAAGTTTTAAAAATGCTACGATGACGGCATCTACACTTCCTGTAAGTTCTTGGGAATGGACTTTCGCTCCAAATACAGTAACATTTAAAGATGAAACTTCTCCCAATTCTGAAGCCCCTAAGGTATCACTTGCGGAAGGCACTTACAGCGTTACTTTAAAAGCCAAAAATGGTAAAGGAGAAGATGTATTAACTAAAAATGATTACATCACAGTCAAGAATACAGCTACGGTAGCAGGTTTCAAAGCGAATACACAAGAAATATTTGAAGGGGAGGCAGTATTATTTACTAATAATTCTACGGGTAATCCAGAACCTAATAAATTTGAGTGGACTATCACACCGTCTGATGGTGTAGAATTTACAGGTGATACAAAATCTTTTACTGAGAAAGATTTGAATGTTAAGTTTACTAAGAAAGGTCTATATAAAGTAAGTCTAAAAGCGACTTCGGATCATAATTCTGATAAGGTAGAAAAAACAGACTACATCAATGTTAAAAAGGTATATAATAGTGTAGATGATTTGACTTATAATTTTGAAAACTCTACTAATTTATTAACCTTAAAATGGCAACGTCCTGACCTTAATCCTATCTATAAAGAAGGTTTTGAAGATGAAGATGGGGTCTCAATGCCTAGCGGTATGACGGTAATAGGAGATCAGGGCTCTTCTATTCTAGATTGGAATCTTACAGGGGTATATAAGAAGAGCGGAGAGTATGGTGTAAGATCTTATGCGTGGTTTATGAATCCGTTTGATGCCAATAGTATACTGATAACTCCTAAACTAAGAAAAGGAGCAGAAGTTCTTAACTTTAATGTATGGCATCGTTACAAAGAAAGATATGATGTCTATGTAGTGGAAGCTCCAGCTTCTGGAAACGCTCCTACAGCGGAGGAAGTGAAAGCTGGGCATAAAGTCTATACCTTTGAAGCCACTGGAACTAATCCTACATTTAAGTTGGAGTCTGTTAATATCAAAAACTATACAAACAAAGATTTCTTTGTAGCGTTCCACCACAGAACTAAGAAAGACGATAATGGCTTTATACTAGCATTAGATGATATAGAAGTAGGATATGATAACTCTGTGGACGGAAAAGTAGGGGCAACTGTAGGTACTCAAACTCTAAGCAAAGAGGCGCTTCCTGATTTTAAAGCCGACTTCTTAAAAGGAGATAAGCTAGTAACTAGAGAGATGCTGTTACCAGAAACTTCACTGAATAGTGGTATAGGCAGCAAAGTTTCTTTCGGAATATCTACTGTACCTCATTTAGTAGGTTACGAAGTGGTTAAAGATGGAACTAAGGTAAGTGATATAAACGATTACAACACCCGTCTATACAATGAAACAATGACCCAAAATGGTACTTATACTTACGATGTATATGCGGTATATTCTGACGGAGTTAAGTCTGATAAGCAAACGGTAGTTGTTAATATCACCACAATTGCTACATCAGAAGTTGATGCTAATACAGGATTAAAGGTGTATCCAAACCCATCTAATGGTAATTTTGTAGTAGAAGCAGTTTCTACTGTATCTGCACTGAAAGCTAGTGTTTACGATATGTCTGGAAAACAGATTTTATCCAACGAGTACAAAGGAAACAGATTTGAACTCAATTTAACCCAACAGCCTAAAGGTGTTTATATCTTAAATCTAGTAGATGATAAAGGTGTAAAACACAATGTAAAACTGATGGTTAAATAAAAATTGAGACTTTAAATAAGAATTCAATTTTAGAAAGTCGGCTCACAAGGTCGGCTTTCTTTTTGATATATATAATGAATTTTAGAAAAAATATGTATATTCGATACCAACTTTCAATCTGAAGACTCAGTATTTCACTTTAGAGTAAATTAAAAAAATATCAATATTTTTTTCAGTAGTGATTATCAGAAAAAAGTTATCCTAAGAGAAAAGCAGATAGTATGAAAATTAGAGACCTTTAATTTAAGAGGAGAGAAATATACTGATAGATAATAAACGTCTTTTTCTTATATGTAAAGAATCAAATGATTAAACATTTTGAGAGTTGCTTTTAAAAGTGTTATTTTTGCCACTTTAAATTGAACTATGCAAAGAAGTGTTATAAGAGGATTAGGTTATTATGTTCCTGATAATGTAGTAACTAATGATGATTTGTCAAAACTAATGACCACTAGTGATGAGTGGATAACAGAGAGAACGGGGATTAAAGAAAGAAGACATCGTAAAAATAGATGTGATGCAGAAGAAACTACGGCTTATCTAGGTTTTAAGGCTGCAGAAAAAGCAATTAAAAATGCAGGGTTGGAGGCTAAAGATATAGATTATATTATCTTTGCTACATTATCTCCTGATTATTATTTCCCTGGCTGTGGAGTTCTTTTGCAAGAAATGTTAGGTTGCAATACAATAGGAGCATTAGACATTAGAAACCAATGCTCTGGTTTTGTTTATGCTATGAGTGTAGCTGATGCCTTTATAAAAGCGAATGTTTACAAAAATATATTAGTAGTAGGGCAGAAATACACTCTTTTGGATTAGATTTTTCTGATGAAGGTAGAGGAGTTTCTGTTATTTTCGGAGATGGAGCAGGAGCAATGGTGTTATCAGCTGCCAACTCTGAAGAGTCAGGAGATGTTTTAGCGGTTAATATGCATTCCGAAGGAAAATATGCAGAAGAATTAGCAGTGAAATTCCCAGGTACTAAACATGGTTGGAGCGACCGTTTACTAAACGATGCAGATGCCATCACTAAGCAAGAGTTATATCCTTATATGAATGGGAACTTTGTATTTAAACACGCGGTTACTCGTTTCCCAGAAAGTATTTTGGAGGCATTGGATAAAGCAGGAAAAAAAGTAGAAGATTTAGATATGTTGATACCTCACCAAGCCAATATTAGAATTGCACAGTATGTTCAGCAATTACTTAAATTGCCTGAAGATAAGGTGTTTATCAATATACAGAAATATGGCAATACAACGGCTGCTTCTATTCCGATTGCTCTTTGCGAAGCTGTAGAAGAAGGAAGAATAAAAAGAGGTGATTTGGTTTGCCTTGCGGCTTTTGGTAGTGGGTTTACGTGGGGAAGTGTCTTATTTGAGTACTAATCAGATACTTTTTAATACATTAAAATTAAGGCTTGAAATAGATATACATTTCAAGCCTTTTTATTTGGTGCATTACTAAATAATTTCTCGTTTTTCATTATATTTGTGGACTAATAAAAATAAAAAGTTAAAAATGAGTAATACTTACAAATCTGCTGGTGTAGATAAGGAAGAAGGGTACAAAACCGTAGATAAAATAAAATCTGCCGTAGCCGAAACTCACAACAAAAATGTACTTAATAATTTAGGGAGTTTTGGGGCATTTTATGAAATTTCTAATTATAAAAATCCTGTTTTAGTAAGCGGTACAGACGGAGTAGGGACGAAGCTAAAAATCGCTTTAGATACCAAACAGTATTCATCTATAGGGATAGATTGTTTTGCGATGTGTGCCAATGATATTTTGTGTCATGGCGCTCAGCCTTTGTTCTTTTTAGACTATTTAGCTTGCGGAAAGTTAGATGCAGATGTAGCCGCAGAAATAGTTTTAGGAATGGTAAAGGCTTGTAAGGATAACAATTGTGCTTTGATTGGTGGTGAAACTGCCGAAATGCCAGGTATGTACCAAGTAGGCGATTATGATGTAGCAGGTTTTTGTGTAGGAGTTGTAGAGAAAGACCAAATTATAGATGGTTCTAAAATTGAAAAAGGTCAGACCATTATTGCTTTGCCAAGTTCTAGTTTCCATTCTAACGGTTTTTCTTTAGTAAGAAAAGTCTTCCCTGATTTTTATGAAGAGTTCAATGGAGAGCCTATTTATAAGACTCTTTTAGAACCTACAAGGTTATACTATCAGCCTATTCATAAACTAATGAAAGAGGTAGATTTAAAAGGAATTGCACACATTACAGGTGGCGGACTTATAGAGAATGTTCCTAGAATTATCCCTGATGGATTATGTGCTAAAATAGATACCTCAAGAATAAAAATCCCTGAAATTATGCTAGAATTAGAAAAAAGAGGTGGTGTAGAAAGAATGGAAATGTTCGGCACATTCAATATGGGAGTGGGTATGGTAGTTGTGGTAGATTCAGCGGATAAAGATAAGGTATTATCCCTTGTTGAAGATGCTTATGAGATAGGAGTTATAGAGGAACACTCAGAGAAAATTGTACTACACTAATTATTTTTTAATATGAAAAATATTGTAGTTCTAGTTTCTGGTTCGGGGAGTAACCTCCAAAGACTTATAGAAGCAATAGAAAACGAAGAGATTAGCAATGCTCAAATAAGTATGGTGGTTGCAGATAGAGATTGCTATGGTTTAGAACGAGCTCGTAAATACGGAATAGAAACTTTACTGATTAAAAGAGGAAAAAACTTTTCTTCTGAATTAAAAGAGCGACTTCCTAAAAATGTGGATTTGATTGTTTTAGCGGGTTTTCTGTCTATCATAAAATCACCATTAACTGAAGAGTACCAAGGTAAAATGATTAATCTGCATCCTTCATTATTACCAAAATTCGGAGGTAAAGGTATGTGGGGAATGAATGTTCATAAAGCTGTGTTAGAAGCAGGAGAGAAGGAAACTGGTGCTACGGTACATTTTGTAACCTCTGGAATAGATGAAGGAGACATTATCTTACAAGATAAAGTTGAAATATCGCCTAATGATACCGCTGACAGCATCGCCACTAAAGTACACGAGATAGAATATAAAATCCTACCAAAAGCAGTAAATATTGTACTGAACGGTTTAGTGTAAAATATTAAATGGTTTACCTACTAAAATAAATAATCCCGTCTTAAGTTTTAAGACGGGATTATTTGTTTAATTTCTAATTTCTCAATTTTAAATGCAACTCTTCTAATTGTTCTTCTGCAATGTTGCTTGGAGCATCTATCATGACATCTCTACCGCTATTATTTTTAGGGAAAGCAATGTAATCTCTAATAACTTCATTACCATCTAGAATAGCCACTAATCGGTCAAAACCAAAGGCAAGTCCGCCATGAGGTGGAGCTCCATATTTAAAGGCATTCATTAAAAATCCGAATTGTGCCTCTGCTTCTTCTTCTGTAAAACCTAGCAAATTAAACATTTTAGATTGTAGATTTCGGTCATAAATACGAATAGAACCACCACCAATTTCGTTACCATTAAGTACTAGGTCATAAGCATTGGCTCTCGCTTTATCAGCTTGATTTTCTAGTAAGTGTAAATCTTCTTTCTTTGGAGAAGTAAATGGATGATGCATTGCGTGGTAGCGTTGAGTTTCTTCGTCCCATTCCAAAAGAGGGAAGTCTATTACCCAAAGGGGTGCAAATTCATCAGGCTTTCTTAAACCTAATCTGTTACCTAATTCCATTCTTAGAGCAGAAAGTTGAGTTCTTACGGTGGAAGCCGTTCCACTCATGATAAGCATTAAATCACCTGCTTTCGCTCCGAATTTTCCAGCAATTAGTTTTAAATCTTCTTCAGTATAGAATTTATTAACCGAAGAGGTTAGTGTTCCGTCCTCTTGATATTTCACCCAAACCATTCCAGTAGCACCTATCTGTGGGCGTTTTACCCAATCTATAAGTTCATCTATCTGCTTTCTAGTATAGTTTGCACAGCCCTCTACATTGATACCAACTACCAATTCTGCTTCATCAAATATTTTAAAATCTTTTCCTTTAACGATTTCATTTAGTTCAGTAAATACCATTCCAAATCTGATGTCTGGTTTATCGTTACCATACTTCTGCATAGCTTCAGCAAAGGACATTCTAGGGAATGTTCCGAAATCTTTCCCTGTAACTTTCTTTAGGAGATGAGTCGTCATACCTTCAAACACATTCATAATATCCTCTTGCTCTACAAACGCCATTTCACAGTCTATTTGGGTGAATTCAGGCTGTCTATCTGCTCTTAAATCTTCGTCTCTAAAACATTTCACTATTTGGAAATATTTATCCATACCACCTACCATTAGGAGTTGTTTAAAGGTTTGTGGAGACTGCGGTAGCGCATAAAACTGCCCCTCATTCATACGGCTAGGCACTACAAAATCTCTAGCTCCTTCTGGAGTAGATTTAATGAGTACTGGAGTTTCTACCTCTATGAAACCTTGGTTAGAAAGATAGTTTCTCACCTCTTGTGCCATTTGACTGCGGAAAACGAGTTTATTTTTCACAGGTGTTCTTCTAATATCCAAATAGCGATATTTCATTCTAAGTTCTTCACCGCCGTCTGTTTCA
Coding sequences within:
- a CDS encoding S8 family serine peptidase, with amino-acid sequence MKKSILGTENLLPIAASFLLLPNFVFAQNAEQVKKIRESSNLKQLNVLQKGFGKSTLSVKELQTKAKSLKIPFEGESNGRYYQLRSFDKKGRPLYYITYNSGAAEGTGTNKLHPEAGVFNLEGSGMKVHEWDGGKVRVSHKEFGGRATQKDNSASLSEHATHVAGTMVASGVDASAKGMAPKATLDAYDWNSDEDEMTAAAADGAILSNHSYGYVGGFAWGSWSGQQGWHWLGSDDDLEFKGYGKYLDSDREWDLITLNAPYYLPVKAAGNPRGDGPKVGETHYVRDSSGKWIASTKNRKKNGGDDGFDCVLYGATGKNLLVVGAAQKIPGGYKSPTDVKMASFSAFGPTDDGRIKPDISGVGVGLRSSVSSGDTDYASLSGTSMASPNVTGSLLLLQEHYSKLNAGNMMKAATLKALAIATANEAGAAPGPDYASGWGLLNAFDAAKTISLNGKYSLIQENTLNNGTQTSFDVVAAGGAPLKVTVVWADPAPSTLSNEEVLNDRSKMLVNDLDVRVVKDGVEVLPWRLNPDNPAAPAVKMDNDVDNVEQVVIENPEAGATYTIVVKHKRDLKKNEVSRDSEGNLIVNLVPATSQDYSLVVTGINNGVRNNLAVTDVKVAATPLEYSTSTPVDFKIENKGKDAYSTGAKLVVKLLNKDNNQVEATGELDIPSISPSDKTVLTHHFDLSKSFVNYSVEAELVYAADEISLDNKLSTSAYGIVADLTPDMASHKFGFEDDFNKNGWTSEDKDADGRTWRKYDDKSLAYEGNSFALNFPGEKTDVDDWFFSNPLKLKKDVLYRVVFYARKFQDFKEVVSVSLGNNPNSLSMTTELIPRVEATGKYNRYFYEFKVPTDQVAYIGFRHKTEGTDKSYAFAMDNVKFEYAESKPNVDFSVDKVQANSYETVSFKNATMTASTLPVSSWEWTFAPNTVTFKDETSPNSEAPKVSLAEGTYSVTLKAKNGKGEDVLTKNDYITVKNTATVAGFKANTQEIFEGEAVLFTNNSTGNPEPNKFEWTITPSDGVEFTGDTKSFTEKDLNVKFTKKGLYKVSLKATSDHNSDKVEKTDYINVKKVYNSVDDLTYNFENSTNLLTLKWQRPDLNPIYKEGFEDEDGVSMPSGMTVIGDQGSSILDWNLTGVYKKSGEYGVRSYAWFMNPFDANSILITPKLRKGAEVLNFNVWHRYKERYDVYVVEAPASGNAPTAEEVKAGHKVYTFEATGTNPTFKLESVNIKNYTNKDFFVAFHHRTKKDDNGFILALDDIEVGYDNSVDGKVGATVGTQTLSKEALPDFKADFLKGDKLVTREMLLPETSLNSGIGSKVSFGISTVPHLVGYEVVKDGTKVSDINDYNTRLYNETMTQNGTYTYDVYAVYSDGVKSDKQTVVVNITTIATSEVDANTGLKVYPNPSNGNFVVEAVSTVSALKASVYDMSGKQILSNEYKGNRFELNLTQQPKGVYILNLVDDKGVKHNVKLMVK
- the purM gene encoding phosphoribosylformylglycinamidine cyclo-ligase codes for the protein MSNTYKSAGVDKEEGYKTVDKIKSAVAETHNKNVLNNLGSFGAFYEISNYKNPVLVSGTDGVGTKLKIALDTKQYSSIGIDCFAMCANDILCHGAQPLFFLDYLACGKLDADVAAEIVLGMVKACKDNNCALIGGETAEMPGMYQVGDYDVAGFCVGVVEKDQIIDGSKIEKGQTIIALPSSSFHSNGFSLVRKVFPDFYEEFNGEPIYKTLLEPTRLYYQPIHKLMKEVDLKGIAHITGGGLIENVPRIIPDGLCAKIDTSRIKIPEIMLELEKRGGVERMEMFGTFNMGVGMVVVVDSADKDKVLSLVEDAYEIGVIEEHSEKIVLH
- the purN gene encoding phosphoribosylglycinamide formyltransferase; protein product: MKNIVVLVSGSGSNLQRLIEAIENEEISNAQISMVVADRDCYGLERARKYGIETLLIKRGKNFSSELKERLPKNVDLIVLAGFLSIIKSPLTEEYQGKMINLHPSLLPKFGGKGMWGMNVHKAVLEAGEKETGATVHFVTSGIDEGDIILQDKVEISPNDTADSIATKVHEIEYKILPKAVNIVLNGLV
- the aspS gene encoding aspartate--tRNA ligase, which codes for MFRTHTNGELSLKNLNENVTLSGWVQTIRDKGFVVWIDLRDRYGITQLVLDEERTTKELLEKAKKLGREFVIQAKGKVIERSNKNPKIPTGEIEILVEELNILNESQLPPFTIEDETDGGEELRMKYRYLDIRRTPVKNKLVFRSQMAQEVRNYLSNQGFIEVETPVLIKSTPEGARDFVVPSRMNEGQFYALPQSPQTFKQLLMVGGMDKYFQIVKCFRDEDLRADRQPEFTQIDCEMAFVEQEDIMNVFEGMTTHLLKKVTGKDFGTFPRMSFAEAMQKYGNDKPDIRFGMVFTELNEIVKGKDFKIFDEAELVVGINVEGCANYTRKQIDELIDWVKRPQIGATGMVWVKYQEDGTLTSSVNKFYTEEDLKLIAGKFGAKAGDLMLIMSGTASTVRTQLSALRMELGNRLGLRKPDEFAPLWVIDFPLLEWDEETQRYHAMHHPFTSPKKEDLHLLENQADKARANAYDLVLNGNEIGGGSIRIYDRNLQSKMFNLLGFTEEEAEAQFGFLMNAFKYGAPPHGGLAFGFDRLVAILDGNEVIRDYIAFPKNNSGRDVMIDAPSNIAEEQLEELHLKLRN